The following are encoded in a window of Solidesulfovibrio magneticus RS-1 genomic DNA:
- a CDS encoding sensor domain-containing diguanylate cyclase, protein MVDDGAELRTEVAVLRRRVADLEAERDRLQETERVLRQGEERYRRLLESVTDYVYTVTVQGGRAVATDHGPNCEAVTGYTADEYRANPMLWLDMAPPEDRPLVLENAARLLAGEDTGPFEHRIIHKDGTVRHVRNTPVLRFDAAGQLVAYDGIINDITERKRAEELFTRLSLHDGLTGLPGRALYMDRLRQAIGQAERREERVAVYFIDLDRFKEVNDAHGHEVGDVVLAMAAKRIAGCVRRSDTVARLGGDEFVAVTPGIGEPDNATAIAAKMVSALAEPFEARGAVCRLGGSVGVAFYPDDATRGGELLRLADAAMYAAKKAGRNGWRRAGDVAAGAP, encoded by the coding sequence ATGGTGGACGACGGGGCGGAGTTGCGGACCGAGGTCGCGGTCTTGCGGCGTCGCGTGGCCGATCTGGAAGCCGAGCGGGACCGGTTGCAGGAAACGGAGCGGGTGTTGCGGCAGGGCGAGGAACGCTATCGCCGGCTCCTCGAATCGGTGACGGACTATGTCTATACGGTGACGGTGCAAGGCGGCCGGGCGGTGGCCACGGACCACGGCCCCAACTGCGAGGCGGTCACCGGCTACACGGCCGACGAGTACCGGGCCAACCCCATGCTGTGGCTGGACATGGCCCCGCCGGAGGACCGGCCCCTGGTGCTGGAAAACGCAGCCCGTCTGCTGGCCGGCGAGGACACCGGGCCTTTCGAGCACCGCATCATCCACAAGGACGGCACGGTGCGCCATGTGCGCAACACGCCGGTGCTGCGTTTCGACGCCGCCGGCCAGCTTGTGGCCTATGACGGCATCATCAACGACATCACCGAGCGCAAGCGAGCCGAGGAGTTGTTCACGCGGCTTTCGCTCCATGACGGCCTGACCGGGTTGCCTGGCCGGGCGCTGTACATGGACCGGCTGCGCCAGGCCATCGGCCAGGCCGAAAGGCGCGAGGAGCGGGTGGCGGTCTATTTCATCGATCTGGATCGGTTCAAGGAGGTCAACGACGCGCACGGCCACGAGGTGGGCGATGTGGTCTTGGCCATGGCGGCCAAGCGCATCGCCGGCTGCGTGCGGCGTTCGGACACGGTGGCGCGCCTTGGCGGCGACGAGTTCGTGGCCGTGACGCCGGGCATCGGCGAACCGGACAACGCAACGGCCATCGCCGCCAAGATGGTGTCGGCCCTGGCCGAACCGTTCGAGGCACGGGGCGCGGTGTGTCGGTTGGGCGGCAGCGTCGGAGTGGCCTTTTACCCGGACGACGCGACGCGCGGCGGCGAGCTGTTGCGGCTGGCCGACGCGGCCATGTACGCGGCCAAGAAGGCCGGCCGCAACGGCTGGCGCAGGGCCGGGGATGTGGCGGCGGGCGCCCCCTAG
- a CDS encoding SLC13 family permease — translation MSPPSAVAAMSSRQTLALAAMAAVAGLLVWPFSPVDSLVRAGCLTLLAIALWTTGWLPPWLTALAFFTLGMIGKVAPAGVVFAGFASSAVWLVFSGAVLGEAMRHTGLAQRLADRLAPALCPSYARAVAGTTLFSAAMLFVMPSAMGRAMLLLPILASLADRLGFAPGLRARHGLILGGLFGTYLPATTVLPANIPNNVLVGSMESVLGVVPSYGAYFLLHFPILGALRTVLLIGLLVLLYRDGSSRPARVAPAPREPASLPQRRLGWLLAVSVALWSSDAWHHIPAAWVGMAAALACLYPGSGLLPADAFGKLRFEAIFYVAGIVSLGAVADASGLGAALARQALDVLPLSPDAPGLAFALLAGLATVVGLGVTLPGVPPVVTPLVPDLARAVGWTPMAVAMTEVVGFSSVILPYQAPPLVVAIQSGYLPGRDVVRFCLLTSALTIFALWPLDYWWWRWLGVVG, via the coding sequence ATGTCCCCACCCTCCGCCGTCGCCGCCATGTCCTCTCGCCAGACCCTGGCCCTGGCCGCCATGGCCGCCGTGGCCGGGCTGCTCGTCTGGCCGTTTTCGCCCGTGGATTCCCTGGTCCGGGCCGGTTGCCTGACGCTTTTGGCCATCGCCTTGTGGACCACGGGCTGGCTGCCGCCCTGGCTCACGGCCCTGGCCTTTTTCACCCTAGGCATGATCGGCAAGGTCGCGCCGGCCGGAGTGGTTTTTGCCGGGTTCGCCTCCTCGGCCGTCTGGCTGGTGTTTTCCGGGGCGGTCCTGGGCGAGGCCATGCGCCACACAGGCCTCGCCCAGCGTCTGGCCGACCGGCTGGCCCCGGCCCTTTGCCCCTCCTATGCCCGGGCCGTGGCCGGAACCACGCTGTTTAGCGCCGCCATGCTCTTTGTCATGCCCTCGGCCATGGGCCGGGCCATGCTGCTGTTGCCCATCCTGGCCTCCCTGGCCGACCGCCTGGGTTTTGCCCCGGGCCTGCGGGCCCGTCACGGGCTTATCCTCGGCGGCCTGTTCGGCACCTATCTGCCGGCCACCACCGTGCTGCCGGCCAACATCCCCAACAACGTCCTGGTCGGGTCCATGGAATCGGTCCTGGGCGTCGTGCCCAGCTACGGGGCCTATTTCCTGCTCCATTTTCCCATTCTCGGAGCCTTGCGCACGGTCTTGCTCATTGGCTTGCTGGTCCTGCTCTACCGGGACGGCTCGTCGCGGCCGGCCCGGGTCGCGCCCGCCCCGAGGGAACCGGCCAGTTTGCCCCAGCGCCGTCTGGGCTGGCTGCTGGCCGTGTCGGTGGCCTTGTGGTCCAGCGACGCCTGGCACCACATCCCGGCCGCCTGGGTCGGCATGGCCGCGGCCCTGGCCTGCCTCTATCCGGGCAGCGGCCTGCTGCCGGCCGACGCCTTCGGCAAGCTGCGCTTCGAAGCGATTTTCTACGTGGCCGGCATCGTGAGCCTGGGGGCGGTGGCCGACGCCTCGGGCCTGGGCGCGGCCCTGGCCAGGCAGGCTCTGGACGTGCTGCCGCTGTCCCCGGACGCGCCGGGGCTGGCCTTTGCCCTGCTGGCCGGGCTGGCCACGGTGGTGGGCCTTGGCGTCACCTTGCCCGGCGTGCCGCCGGTCGTGACGCCGCTGGTCCCGGATCTGGCCCGGGCCGTGGGCTGGACGCCCATGGCCGTAGCCATGACCGAAGTGGTGGGATTTTCCTCGGTGATTTTGCCCTATCAGGCCCCGCCGCTGGTGGTGGCCATCCAGTCGGGGTATCTGCCCGGGCGCGACGTCGTGCGCTTTTGCCTGCTGACCAGCGCCCTCACCATCTTTGCTTTATGGCCGCTGGACTATTGGTGGTGGCGCTGGCTCGGAGTGGTGGGCTAG
- a CDS encoding PEP/pyruvate-binding domain-containing protein, giving the protein MFGKLARAVKGLFCDTQSESAQGLTEEQIQTEFKKRYHHFKLLLTANKKALELMTEMEEALNGRRTFGMAFIRAHSTGVSVNVYKIVEHLNAIAPGKYAELYNRIKDIQRRIGECLASSCTLETAPDLVIPLDQAGRDQADLVGGKMAGLGEIVRRTGLPVPPGFAVTARAYHRLIEHNDLKDEIYRLLQTAGPDDQRNLLILSSQIRNKITEAELPSDVSKAILGAYETLCRRLGREASVSLRSSALGEDEAGQTFAGQFSSKLNVGPEDILQSYKEIIASKYSPQAMTYRLNRGIPDEDVAMCVGVMAMVDAVAGGVIYSRNPLDIRDDSIHIHSAFGLPKSVVDGSVGTDEFVFERERPPRLTARHIREKDQAFLCLPGEGVCRAETSGERALAPSITDEQALALAEATVTLEAMYGAPVDVEWAIDASGGLQFLQCRELVQLPSQTGGGSDRVYGTPLVSGGVTASPGAGFGPVFVVRREADLLQFPRGAVLVAVEAPPRYASIIDRAAAIVTEKGGAAGHLANVAREFRVPSIMGLAGATHLLSPGTEVTVDADGRAVYPGRLEELLAEAEAQRQPAPERVTPMHAILRRVMDQITPLSLIDPNAPEFAPENCKTLHDVTRFCHEKSVTEMFNFGQEFHFSKRAAKQLKYKGTAMKWWFINLDDGFVGDVPGKYVKLEEICSIPVGALWDGIIAIPWQGPPPVDGRGLMSIIVQASTNPHLEAASHSSFAERNYFMVSRNYMCLSSRFGFHFCTVETMVGDRPSENYVSFQFKGGAAEYSRRRRRAQFVGEILELQGFVVEVNEDASFARINGGPEEEMLRGLTVIGYMLMHTRQLDMIMHNEPLVQSYKQKILDDLVKVVGQPLHVPPPCPAPAAETTA; this is encoded by the coding sequence GTGTTCGGCAAACTCGCGCGCGCGGTCAAGGGACTTTTCTGCGACACCCAGTCGGAGTCGGCCCAAGGCCTGACCGAAGAGCAGATCCAGACCGAATTCAAGAAGCGCTACCACCATTTCAAGCTGCTGCTCACGGCCAACAAAAAGGCCCTGGAGCTGATGACCGAAATGGAAGAGGCCCTAAACGGCCGGCGCACCTTCGGCATGGCCTTTATCCGCGCCCATTCCACCGGCGTGTCCGTCAACGTCTACAAGATCGTCGAGCACTTAAACGCCATCGCGCCCGGCAAGTATGCCGAACTGTATAACCGCATCAAGGACATCCAGCGCCGCATCGGCGAATGCCTGGCCAGCTCATGCACCCTGGAGACCGCGCCGGATCTGGTCATTCCCCTGGATCAGGCCGGCCGCGACCAGGCCGATCTGGTGGGCGGCAAAATGGCCGGGCTGGGCGAAATCGTGCGCCGCACAGGCCTGCCCGTGCCGCCGGGATTTGCCGTCACCGCCCGGGCCTACCATCGCCTCATCGAACACAACGACCTCAAGGACGAAATTTATCGACTGCTCCAGACCGCCGGCCCCGACGACCAGCGCAATCTGCTCATTTTAAGCTCCCAGATCCGCAACAAGATCACCGAGGCCGAGCTGCCTTCCGACGTGTCCAAGGCTATCCTGGGGGCCTACGAGACGCTTTGCCGCCGGCTCGGGCGCGAAGCGTCGGTGTCGCTTCGCAGTTCGGCCCTGGGCGAGGACGAGGCCGGCCAAACCTTCGCCGGCCAGTTCTCTTCCAAGCTCAACGTCGGCCCCGAGGACATCCTCCAGTCCTACAAGGAGATCATCGCCAGCAAGTACAGTCCCCAAGCCATGACCTACCGCCTCAACCGGGGCATCCCCGACGAGGACGTGGCCATGTGTGTGGGGGTGATGGCCATGGTGGACGCCGTGGCCGGCGGGGTCATCTATTCCCGCAATCCCCTGGACATCCGCGACGACTCCATCCACATCCACAGCGCCTTTGGCCTGCCCAAGTCCGTGGTGGACGGGTCGGTTGGCACCGACGAATTCGTCTTCGAGCGCGAGCGCCCTCCCCGGCTCACGGCCCGCCACATCCGGGAAAAGGACCAGGCCTTCCTGTGCCTGCCCGGCGAAGGCGTGTGCCGCGCCGAGACCTCGGGCGAACGGGCGCTGGCCCCGAGCATCACCGACGAACAGGCCCTGGCCCTGGCCGAGGCCACCGTCACCCTGGAGGCCATGTACGGCGCGCCGGTGGACGTGGAGTGGGCCATCGACGCCTCCGGGGGCTTGCAATTCCTGCAATGCCGGGAGCTGGTGCAGCTGCCGAGCCAGACCGGGGGGGGAAGCGACCGGGTTTACGGCACGCCGCTTGTCTCCGGCGGCGTGACGGCCAGCCCAGGAGCGGGCTTTGGGCCGGTCTTCGTGGTGCGCCGCGAGGCCGATCTGCTGCAATTTCCGCGCGGAGCGGTGCTGGTGGCCGTGGAAGCCCCGCCGCGCTACGCCTCCATCATCGACCGGGCGGCGGCCATCGTCACGGAAAAGGGCGGCGCGGCCGGCCATCTGGCCAACGTGGCCCGGGAATTTCGCGTGCCCTCCATCATGGGCCTGGCCGGGGCCACGCATCTGCTCTCCCCGGGGACCGAGGTCACCGTGGACGCCGACGGCCGGGCCGTCTATCCGGGCCGCCTGGAAGAGCTTTTGGCCGAAGCCGAGGCCCAGCGCCAGCCCGCGCCCGAACGCGTCACCCCCATGCACGCCATCCTGCGCCGGGTCATGGACCAGATCACGCCCCTGTCGCTCATTGACCCCAACGCCCCGGAGTTCGCCCCGGAAAACTGCAAGACGCTCCACGACGTGACCCGCTTTTGCCACGAGAAATCCGTCACCGAGATGTTCAATTTCGGGCAGGAGTTCCACTTCTCCAAACGGGCGGCCAAGCAGCTCAAGTACAAGGGCACGGCCATGAAGTGGTGGTTCATCAACCTCGACGACGGCTTTGTCGGCGATGTGCCCGGCAAGTACGTCAAGCTGGAGGAAATCTGTTCCATTCCGGTGGGGGCCTTGTGGGACGGCATCATCGCCATCCCCTGGCAGGGGCCGCCGCCCGTGGACGGCCGGGGGCTCATGTCCATCATTGTCCAGGCCTCCACCAACCCGCATCTGGAGGCCGCCTCCCATTCGTCCTTCGCCGAGCGCAACTATTTCATGGTCTCCCGCAATTACATGTGCCTAAGCTCCCGCTTCGGGTTCCACTTCTGCACCGTGGAGACCATGGTCGGCGACCGGCCGTCCGAAAATTACGTGAGCTTCCAGTTCAAGGGCGGCGCGGCCGAGTATTCCCGGCGTCGCCGCCGAGCCCAGTTCGTGGGCGAGATATTGGAGCTTCAGGGCTTTGTGGTGGAGGTCAACGAAGACGCTTCATTTGCCCGCATCAACGGCGGCCCGGAGGAAGAAATGCTGCGCGGGCTGACCGTCATCGGCTACATGCTCATGCACACCCGCCAGCTCGACATGATCATGCACAACGAGCCGCTGGTGCAAAGCTACAAGCAAAAAATCCTCGACGATCTGGTCAAGGTGGTGGGCCAACCCCTGCATGTGCCGCCGCCCTGCCCGGCTCCGGCAGCGGAAACGACCGCATAA
- a CDS encoding NAD(P)/FAD-dependent oxidoreductase has translation MARKRLVLAGGGHAHLPVLARLPEFVAAGVEVVCLAPGPTLAYSGMGPGLLTGRYGLADLTFPVAALCEAGGGVFRRGLAVAVEPAARRLLLADGDRLDYDAASFGLGSRVLPDFAADGGPAPVVYPVKPIENLLLARQDILARAADGERVRVLVAGGGPAGFEVAAGLLELLRQCGRPGEDLAVAAPRGLLPGWPARAGRLAEASIRRRGGRIIAARLQALKKGRAVFTDGMSWACDVVLAATGTRPPGLFAAAGLTAGGPDGGLAVTRRLHHPLYPELFGGGDCIDFTPCPLPRAGVYAVRQGPVLAANLLAYLTGRELTPFCRDGRDYLSLLNCGDGRAILRKGRLVAQGRWAMVLKDGIDRRFMRSFPLPEPGRAAAHAGVGPPP, from the coding sequence ATGGCCCGAAAACGCCTCGTTTTGGCCGGCGGCGGCCACGCCCACTTGCCCGTGCTGGCCCGGCTACCCGAATTCGTGGCTGCCGGGGTCGAGGTGGTGTGTCTGGCCCCGGGGCCGACCCTGGCCTATTCCGGCATGGGGCCGGGACTGCTGACCGGCCGCTACGGTCTGGCCGACCTGACTTTTCCCGTGGCCGCGCTGTGCGAGGCCGGCGGCGGCGTCTTTCGGCGCGGTCTGGCCGTGGCCGTGGAGCCGGCCGCCCGGCGGCTGCTCCTGGCCGATGGCGACCGCCTCGACTACGACGCGGCGAGCTTTGGCCTGGGTAGCCGGGTGCTGCCGGATTTTGCCGCCGACGGCGGCCCCGCGCCCGTGGTCTACCCGGTCAAGCCCATCGAAAACCTGCTGCTGGCGCGCCAGGACATCCTGGCCCGGGCGGCTGATGGCGAACGCGTGCGGGTGCTGGTGGCCGGCGGCGGGCCGGCCGGCTTCGAGGTGGCGGCGGGCCTGCTGGAACTCTTGCGCCAGTGCGGCCGGCCCGGCGAGGATCTGGCCGTGGCCGCGCCGCGCGGGCTGCTGCCGGGCTGGCCGGCCCGGGCCGGGCGTCTGGCCGAGGCCTCGATCCGGCGGCGGGGCGGGCGGATCATCGCTGCCCGGCTGCAGGCCCTCAAGAAGGGGCGGGCCGTTTTTACCGACGGCATGTCCTGGGCCTGCGACGTGGTCCTGGCCGCCACGGGCACGCGCCCGCCCGGGCTGTTCGCGGCCGCCGGCCTGACCGCCGGCGGGCCGGACGGCGGGCTGGCCGTCACCCGCCGGCTCCACCATCCGCTCTACCCGGAACTCTTCGGCGGCGGGGACTGCATCGATTTCACCCCCTGCCCGCTGCCTCGGGCCGGGGTCTATGCCGTGCGCCAAGGCCCGGTCCTGGCCGCCAATCTGCTGGCCTACCTGACCGGCCGGGAACTGACGCCCTTTTGCCGCGACGGCCGGGACTATCTGTCCCTGCTCAACTGCGGCGACGGGAGGGCGATCTTGCGCAAGGGGAGGCTTGTGGCCCAGGGGCGCTGGGCCATGGTCCTCAAGGATGGGATCGACCGGCGGTTTATGCGGTCGTTTCCGCTGCCGGAGCCGGGCAGGGCGGCGGCACATGCAGGGGTTGGCCCACCACCTTGA
- a CDS encoding ATP-binding protein, which translates to MDKHSSIQLYKIFVVAFFVCASPFVAVIAYVAWSEYGRERSAIELETTRAVSGLIVIQEKLTQNAKILLSTLANTEEFKRLDARAMSETFRNIKSVYNDYANFHAVYPDGTVFASAAPIPAGGVSLADRKHVIDVLATKGFSVGEYIISRLTFEPVLPFSYPVTDSQGDIVAILIAVVRLSNYAGYFSQAKLPEDSSIILLDHAFRTLLASNDRGESRQVGSVNTVLRDAFLGNRHVFSSRDIDGIDRIYSIQGVTLGTTTKPYLFIAIGVPTEVARQRSLDALKLWIVLGALVIACSFIASLVLLKMKIALHCSKIYEAAVAFKDGQLTARTGLVAKDGDIGLVGEAFDAMAQAMEEGILALRETEARFRTLVEQAPEAIVVADVEREAIVLVNARAEALFGCTEQELRRHGVHRFYASRQPDGKPVAESIRENWNRALAGEDIIVERWLINALGQHVVCEVRLVRFPSKNNVPMVRSSWIDITQRKREEEALRHAIQAAEAANRAKSIFLDNMSHEIRTPINGVNGMLHLMQSTDLDDEQRLYIENAKFACTRLSKLLTAILDYTTLEANGPQLENRLFSVVGLLNKVKDAHVAMAIDKGLQFDVELDPAVPAHLIGDEGKVAKILGCLVENALKFTLEGFVQVTVFSAPRDTAKGRSVVFAIADSGIGMEEDCLDSIFEPFFQGETSYTRQFQGAGLGLAFACRLARAMGGEIAVESRPEQGTTMWLLLPFRLPWSQLAGEG; encoded by the coding sequence ATGGACAAGCACAGCAGCATCCAGCTCTATAAGATATTTGTTGTCGCATTTTTTGTCTGCGCCTCGCCGTTCGTCGCCGTCATTGCCTATGTCGCCTGGAGCGAGTACGGCCGGGAGCGCAGCGCCATTGAGCTGGAAACCACCCGGGCCGTGTCCGGCCTCATCGTCATTCAGGAAAAACTCACCCAGAACGCCAAGATCCTGCTCTCCACCCTGGCCAACACCGAGGAGTTCAAGCGCCTGGACGCCCGGGCTATGTCGGAGACGTTTCGCAACATCAAGTCCGTCTACAATGATTACGCCAATTTTCACGCCGTCTATCCCGATGGGACGGTTTTTGCCTCGGCGGCCCCGATCCCGGCCGGCGGCGTCTCCCTCGCCGACCGCAAACATGTGATCGATGTTCTGGCGACCAAGGGTTTCTCTGTTGGCGAATACATCATCAGCCGGCTGACTTTCGAGCCGGTGCTGCCCTTTTCCTATCCCGTCACCGACAGCCAGGGAGACATCGTCGCCATCCTGATCGCCGTGGTGCGGCTCTCCAACTATGCCGGCTATTTTTCCCAGGCCAAGCTCCCCGAGGATTCGAGCATCATCCTGCTTGACCATGCCTTTCGGACGCTGCTTGCCAGCAACGACCGAGGCGAGTCGCGTCAGGTCGGCTCGGTCAACACCGTGTTGCGGGATGCCTTTTTGGGCAACCGGCACGTGTTTTCGTCCCGAGACATCGACGGCATCGACAGAATCTACAGCATCCAGGGCGTGACGCTGGGCACAACGACCAAGCCCTATCTGTTCATCGCCATTGGCGTGCCCACGGAAGTCGCCCGCCAGCGTTCCCTCGACGCCCTCAAGCTCTGGATCGTGCTGGGCGCGCTTGTCATCGCGTGCTCGTTTATCGCCTCGCTGGTGCTGCTCAAGATGAAGATCGCGCTGCATTGCTCCAAGATCTATGAAGCCGCCGTGGCCTTCAAGGACGGGCAGTTGACCGCAAGGACCGGCCTTGTCGCCAAGGACGGCGACATTGGCTTGGTGGGCGAAGCCTTCGACGCCATGGCCCAGGCCATGGAAGAGGGCATCCTGGCCTTGCGGGAAACCGAAGCGCGTTTCAGGACCCTGGTCGAGCAGGCCCCGGAAGCCATTGTCGTGGCCGATGTGGAGCGGGAAGCCATTGTTCTGGTCAACGCCCGGGCCGAGGCGCTGTTTGGTTGCACCGAGCAGGAACTGCGCCGCCATGGGGTGCACCGATTCTACGCCTCCAGGCAGCCCGACGGGAAGCCTGTGGCCGAGTCCATCCGGGAAAACTGGAACAGGGCCCTGGCCGGCGAAGACATTATTGTCGAGCGTTGGCTGATAAACGCCCTGGGGCAGCATGTGGTCTGCGAAGTGCGCCTCGTCCGTTTCCCCTCAAAAAACAACGTACCCATGGTCCGGTCCAGCTGGATCGACATCACCCAGCGCAAGCGCGAGGAAGAAGCGTTGCGCCACGCCATCCAGGCGGCGGAAGCCGCCAACAGGGCCAAGTCGATCTTTCTGGACAACATGAGCCACGAGATCCGCACGCCCATCAACGGGGTGAACGGCATGTTGCACCTGATGCAGTCCACTGACCTCGATGATGAGCAACGGCTGTATATCGAGAACGCCAAATTCGCCTGCACGAGATTGTCCAAGCTCCTGACCGCCATCCTTGATTATACGACCCTGGAAGCCAACGGGCCGCAGCTTGAAAACAGGCTCTTTTCCGTCGTCGGCCTGCTCAACAAGGTCAAGGACGCCCATGTTGCCATGGCCATTGACAAGGGACTGCAGTTCGACGTGGAGCTTGATCCCGCCGTTCCTGCCCACCTCATCGGCGACGAGGGCAAGGTGGCCAAGATCCTCGGCTGTCTCGTCGAAAACGCCTTGAAGTTCACCCTGGAGGGTTTTGTCCAGGTCACGGTGTTTAGTGCGCCACGGGATACGGCGAAGGGGCGCAGCGTCGTCTTTGCCATAGCCGATTCCGGCATCGGCATGGAGGAAGACTGTCTGGACAGCATCTTCGAACCGTTCTTCCAAGGAGAAACCAGCTATACGCGGCAGTTCCAGGGGGCCGGCCTCGGCCTGGCTTTCGCCTGCCGGCTGGCCCGGGCCATGGGCGGGGAAATCGCGGTGGAAAGCCGGCCGGAGCAGGGAACGACCATGTGGCTGCTTCTGCCCTTCCGGCTGCCCTGGAGCCAGCTCGCCGGGGAGGGTTGA
- a CDS encoding response regulator: MRALIVDDDFYSRSFLEYILHPYARCDAAVNGEDAVMAFQKALEAGDPYGLVFMDLLMPVIDGPRALKEIREIEKDCGVVPEACAKIVITSVLEDGEDTHNAMYLGGATSFLQKPVDEGSILAELRRLGCLPPEAGEA, encoded by the coding sequence ATGAGGGCGCTTATAGTCGACGACGATTTTTACAGCCGCAGCTTTCTCGAATACATCCTGCACCCTTACGCCCGGTGCGACGCCGCCGTGAACGGCGAGGACGCGGTCATGGCCTTCCAGAAGGCCCTGGAAGCCGGCGATCCCTATGGCCTGGTCTTCATGGATTTGCTCATGCCGGTCATCGACGGACCGCGGGCGCTCAAGGAAATTCGCGAGATCGAAAAAGATTGCGGCGTCGTCCCCGAGGCCTGCGCCAAGATCGTCATCACCTCGGTGCTGGAAGACGGCGAGGACACCCACAACGCCATGTACCTGGGCGGGGCCACCTCCTTTCTGCAAAAGCCCGTGGATGAAGGTTCCATCCTGGCCGAACTGCGCCGCCTGGGCTGCCTGCCCCCCGAGGCCGGCGAAGCCTGA
- the tmcA gene encoding acidic tetraheme cytochrome c3 TmcA produces MKRLPFTPLVLSALAVLFLAAAPALAQQDMTHVPTEAFKKLTRPPAAFAHDTHNEKAGLADCTACHHGEKDGKRDAASDTAGIPCSDCHAVAAKPGKTPLERAFHRQCMGCHLTQKKGPVTCGDCHKPAAK; encoded by the coding sequence ATGAAACGACTGCCGTTTACTCCCCTGGTCCTGTCGGCCCTGGCTGTCCTTTTCCTGGCGGCGGCCCCAGCTCTGGCCCAGCAGGACATGACCCATGTGCCCACCGAGGCCTTCAAGAAACTGACCCGGCCGCCGGCGGCCTTTGCCCACGACACGCACAACGAAAAGGCCGGCCTGGCCGACTGCACGGCCTGCCACCACGGCGAAAAGGACGGCAAGCGCGATGCGGCCTCCGACACCGCCGGCATTCCCTGCTCAGACTGCCACGCCGTGGCCGCCAAGCCCGGCAAGACGCCCCTGGAGCGGGCCTTCCACCGCCAGTGCATGGGTTGCCACCTGACCCAGAAAAAGGGGCCGGTCACCTGCGGCGACTGTCACAAGCCGGCCGCCAAATAG
- the tmcB gene encoding electron transfer complex ferredoxin TmcB codes for MKTIADRLIEDEGLRRGVGRLTPEKIQKVFKELVAGECGARMKTYMETCVRCGMCAKACHYYMSHKDPSYTPVAKVSQTMWRLFDADGKVDPEVIYQCAQVAYTECNLCRRCIHYCPLGIDTGYIISVVRRLCHKLGVTPQYIQDTAHSHSATLNQMWVKDDEWPDTLQWQEEEAREEFPGLRIPLDVEGADFMYSVIAPEPKFRTQLIYQAAAIFHAAGVSWTMPATPGWDNSNMAMFTGDAEIMARVERAHYEAAQRLRVKRIVMGECGHAFRAVYDVANRWLGWKWHPVPVVHSVEFFWELIQQGRIKLTHKFAEPVTVHDPCNVIRGRGLMDKLREVVHFLCDNVVEMTPNREHNYCCCAGGGVINCGPPFKNVRIVGNSIKAEQLKATGVHWCIAPCHNCHGGLDDIITKFDLNMHTKFLGDLIYELMEKPE; via the coding sequence ATGAAAACCATTGCCGATCGTCTCATCGAGGACGAGGGTCTGCGTCGCGGCGTCGGCCGCCTGACCCCGGAGAAAATACAGAAGGTCTTCAAGGAGCTCGTGGCCGGCGAATGCGGCGCGCGCATGAAGACCTACATGGAGACCTGCGTGCGCTGCGGCATGTGCGCCAAGGCCTGCCATTACTACATGTCGCACAAGGACCCGAGCTACACCCCGGTGGCCAAGGTCAGCCAGACCATGTGGCGGCTGTTCGACGCCGACGGCAAGGTCGATCCCGAAGTGATCTACCAGTGCGCCCAGGTGGCCTACACCGAGTGCAACCTCTGCCGCCGCTGCATCCACTACTGCCCGCTGGGCATCGACACCGGCTACATCATCAGCGTGGTGCGCCGCCTGTGTCACAAGCTCGGCGTCACGCCCCAGTACATCCAGGACACCGCCCACAGCCACTCGGCCACCCTGAACCAGATGTGGGTGAAAGACGACGAATGGCCCGACACCCTGCAGTGGCAGGAGGAAGAGGCCCGCGAGGAATTCCCGGGGCTGCGCATACCGCTTGACGTCGAGGGCGCGGACTTCATGTACTCGGTCATCGCGCCGGAACCGAAATTCCGCACCCAGCTCATCTACCAGGCCGCGGCCATCTTCCACGCCGCCGGCGTGTCCTGGACCATGCCGGCCACGCCGGGCTGGGACAACTCCAACATGGCCATGTTCACCGGCGACGCCGAGATCATGGCCCGGGTGGAGCGCGCCCACTACGAGGCCGCCCAGCGCCTTCGGGTCAAGCGAATCGTCATGGGCGAGTGCGGCCACGCCTTCCGCGCCGTCTACGACGTGGCCAACCGCTGGCTGGGCTGGAAATGGCATCCGGTGCCGGTGGTCCACTCGGTGGAGTTCTTCTGGGAGCTCATCCAGCAAGGCCGCATCAAGCTCACCCACAAGTTCGCCGAACCCGTCACCGTCCACGACCCCTGCAACGTCATTCGCGGCCGGGGACTCATGGACAAGCTGCGCGAGGTGGTCCACTTCCTGTGCGACAACGTCGTCGAGATGACCCCCAACCGCGAGCACAACTACTGCTGCTGCGCCGGCGGCGGCGTCATCAACTGCGGGCCTCCGTTTAAAAACGTCCGCATCGTCGGCAACTCCATCAAGGCCGAACAGCTGAAAGCCACCGGCGTCCACTGGTGCATTGCGCCGTGCCACAACTGCCACGGCGGCCTCGACGACATCATCACCAAGTTCGACCTCAATATGCACACCAAGTTCCTGGGCGACCTCATCTACGAACTCATGGAGAAGCCCGAGTGA